One Pseudobacteriovorax antillogorgiicola genomic region harbors:
- a CDS encoding adenylate/guanylate cyclase domain-containing protein, protein MTSLLRILLSLILCNTYLLAVPKDPVKYWSNYQKRTEKLFEQLAITDSSKIDEIKSKLPQFDDGSDSQYLLYRQLSEYSNKFCTTMIRPDDLAMRARCKVYNEVDEVSWDTLYEMAKQSSVSEQAHVIRSRLRDAAMKGDIVAARGLQKYIKDIPDDAIFSHLLIKRSLANHFINPTNDLETIESGIEMLKETLEIDPDSSIAFFNIGIAYLLNLNRPSSALEWLLKAREADDGRVDKDTSIFLALAYVELGDTKLAIEELEKPSEAPEPYRAKFLKCYEEYIIFRIRGFNDLKSCLTLSGGVQIDALLDIIERINKLDLSTQQKVLFFDNYKNLIHENLLPLIRDNAESSARTIALNQKDHELKINRLELAKKQEELKSQRYLRLSIIGLSLLVLMIAYLLFRMKHRAQTIRILKEQTRANSEQMAKDHAYSEFNKIIYPHQLALIKKGRKIEDSMPCEKSRAAVISFDIQNSSKLGHGKHHDFFEKILKKCYQRMNESYEEHNISANAYMIKEMGDGFLCSVGFPFKCQGDVALQAYSLAISFVKILNETAAVHFPNHNVYCGIGISYGDVYGYFPKIGLKQYDLYGDAIVHAKRYESMRRYIFDTLKVERGNIIIFQEAFLEQLPLKIRRKLVKVKLNSVKVRDDSQASHLSYLLMPGHRWPLPKAEGE, encoded by the coding sequence ATGACTTCGTTACTTAGGATCCTTCTTAGCCTCATTTTATGCAATACTTACCTTCTAGCAGTTCCAAAGGATCCTGTTAAGTACTGGTCTAATTATCAAAAGAGAACTGAAAAACTGTTCGAACAGCTAGCTATTACAGATTCATCAAAAATCGATGAAATCAAGAGTAAGCTTCCCCAATTCGATGACGGTAGCGACAGTCAATACCTTCTATATAGACAGCTGTCAGAATACTCAAATAAATTCTGCACAACTATGATCAGGCCTGATGATCTAGCTATGCGAGCCCGCTGCAAGGTCTACAACGAGGTAGATGAAGTTAGCTGGGATACCCTGTACGAAATGGCCAAACAAAGTTCGGTAAGTGAACAGGCGCATGTGATTCGTTCCCGCCTCAGAGATGCAGCTATGAAAGGCGACATCGTTGCAGCCCGAGGTCTACAAAAGTACATTAAAGATATCCCTGACGATGCTATATTTAGTCATCTTCTTATTAAACGCAGTCTAGCCAATCACTTCATTAATCCCACAAATGACTTAGAAACTATTGAGTCTGGTATTGAAATGCTAAAAGAAACTCTTGAAATAGATCCCGATTCATCTATAGCATTTTTTAATATTGGTATCGCATATCTCTTGAACCTGAACCGACCATCTAGTGCTTTGGAATGGTTATTAAAGGCGAGAGAGGCGGACGACGGTCGTGTGGACAAGGACACAAGCATTTTCTTGGCATTAGCCTACGTAGAGCTAGGAGATACAAAATTAGCCATTGAAGAATTAGAAAAGCCTTCCGAAGCCCCTGAACCTTATCGAGCAAAGTTTCTGAAATGCTACGAAGAGTATATAATCTTTCGCATTCGAGGTTTCAACGATTTAAAAAGCTGCCTTACTCTCTCCGGTGGTGTTCAAATTGATGCGCTCCTAGACATCATCGAGAGGATTAATAAGCTTGATCTCTCTACGCAGCAAAAAGTGCTATTTTTCGACAATTACAAAAATCTTATTCATGAAAATTTACTACCATTGATTAGGGACAACGCTGAGTCATCTGCCCGCACGATAGCTCTAAATCAAAAAGATCACGAATTGAAAATCAACCGTCTAGAACTAGCCAAAAAGCAGGAAGAACTCAAGTCTCAAAGATATCTGAGGCTTAGTATTATTGGGCTTTCGTTACTTGTTCTTATGATCGCCTACCTTCTTTTCCGCATGAAACATCGCGCCCAAACGATCAGAATTCTGAAAGAGCAGACACGTGCCAATAGCGAACAGATGGCGAAAGATCATGCTTACAGCGAATTCAACAAGATCATCTACCCTCATCAGCTTGCTCTGATTAAAAAGGGAAGAAAAATCGAAGATTCCATGCCATGTGAAAAAAGTCGCGCTGCTGTAATATCATTTGATATTCAAAACTCATCTAAACTAGGCCATGGGAAGCACCACGACTTTTTTGAAAAAATTCTTAAAAAGTGCTACCAACGAATGAACGAAAGCTACGAAGAGCATAACATTTCAGCAAATGCCTATATGATCAAGGAAATGGGAGATGGCTTCCTTTGCAGTGTGGGGTTTCCTTTTAAATGCCAAGGAGATGTCGCCTTGCAAGCTTATTCGCTTGCAATCAGCTTTGTAAAAATTCTGAATGAGACTGCTGCCGTCCACTTTCCTAATCACAATGTCTACTGTGGAATAGGAATATCTTACGGAGATGTTTACGGCTACTTTCCCAAAATTGGGCTCAAGCAGTACGATCTCTACGGGGATGCTATTGTACATGCTAAACGATATGAGTCTATGAGACGGTATATTTTTGACACTTTGAAAGTCGAAAGAGGAAATATCATCATCTTCCAAGAGGCGTTTTTGGAACAACTGCCTCTGAAAATTCGAAGAAAGCTAGTTAAGGTCAAACTCAATTCTGTAAAAGTGAGAGATGATTCTCAGGCTTCACATCTCTCTTATCTTCTGATGCCAGGACACAGGTGGCCTTTACCCAAAGCTGAAGGCGAGTGA
- a CDS encoding vWA domain-containing protein — translation MKQLLILLMLVGVSCTKKSPKSDPKDDTLSSENRPNLAKVYRWPPAADIEFEVLPEDRRLAKNYYIVFDGSGSMGDTKCADGQKKAQVAVKALKQFASNVPPRDNLGLLVFDNRGLEERVPLNINNRETFFDELYSVKVGGGTPLGSAIELGKVKLEQQARRQLGYGEYNLIVVTDGEADSNDLPHKAVDYLVSETPVVVQTIGFCIGSDHTLNRPQETVYKSANNSKELLSSLEEVLAESETFVDTQFEQ, via the coding sequence ATGAAGCAATTACTCATTTTACTGATGTTAGTGGGCGTATCCTGTACCAAGAAGTCACCAAAAAGTGATCCGAAGGATGATACTCTATCATCGGAAAACAGGCCAAACTTGGCCAAGGTATACCGTTGGCCTCCGGCGGCGGATATAGAGTTTGAAGTCCTTCCAGAAGATCGGAGACTAGCCAAAAACTATTATATTGTTTTCGATGGATCGGGAAGCATGGGTGATACCAAGTGTGCCGATGGTCAAAAGAAAGCTCAAGTGGCGGTAAAAGCGCTCAAACAATTCGCTAGCAATGTACCTCCCCGCGATAACCTCGGATTATTAGTATTCGATAATCGCGGATTGGAGGAAAGGGTCCCGTTGAATATCAATAATCGAGAGACTTTTTTCGACGAGCTTTATAGCGTGAAAGTAGGTGGTGGCACCCCCTTAGGTTCTGCAATTGAGCTGGGGAAAGTCAAGCTAGAGCAGCAAGCAAGACGACAACTCGGTTATGGGGAATATAATCTTATTGTCGTTACCGATGGCGAAGCGGACAGTAACGACCTTCCCCATAAGGCAGTGGACTATCTGGTCAGCGAAACCCCTGTAGTAGTGCAAACCATTGGTTTTTGCATCGGTTCCGACCATACCCTAAATCGCCCCCAAGAAACCGTGTACAAATCCGCAAACAACTCCAAAGAACTTCTTAGTAGCCTAGAAGAGGTCTTAGCAGAGTCTGAGACCTTTGTAGACACACAGTTTGAACAGTAA
- a CDS encoding ABC transporter ATP-binding protein: MMVDQDHFLVIEDVYKSYGSKVILDNIDLKVSRSTFCTVVGPSGCGKSTLLRLILGQEASDSGKILLDGIPIGFADERRGIVFQKYSLFPHLTVLDNVALGLRLNRSAGLTNKEIKTTVMEYLARVRLDQHSSKYPHELSGGMRQRVAIVQALIKKPKILLMDEPFGALDPGTREDLQLFLLEHWEESKMTVFFVTHDLEEALFLGNRLLVLSQYYQDDRGSHKGHGAKLVADYHLKERAQPTEIKNSPRFIEFIKRIREQGFDPDLLQHARDFNLAHPDSFQTLTVDESRQ, from the coding sequence ATGATGGTAGATCAAGATCACTTTCTTGTAATCGAGGATGTTTACAAGTCATATGGATCGAAAGTGATCCTCGACAACATTGATCTGAAAGTTTCTAGAAGCACATTCTGCACGGTTGTTGGCCCTAGTGGTTGTGGTAAATCAACTCTACTACGACTCATCCTGGGTCAAGAGGCTTCAGACAGTGGCAAGATCCTTTTAGATGGTATACCTATTGGTTTTGCTGATGAACGCCGAGGGATCGTGTTTCAAAAATACTCCCTATTTCCCCACCTCACAGTTTTAGATAATGTCGCTCTCGGCTTAAGGTTGAATCGATCTGCTGGGCTAACTAATAAAGAAATCAAAACTACAGTCATGGAGTATCTAGCAAGAGTAAGGCTCGATCAGCATAGCTCAAAGTATCCCCATGAGCTTTCCGGTGGAATGCGACAACGAGTAGCTATTGTGCAAGCCTTGATTAAAAAGCCCAAGATCCTGCTTATGGATGAACCTTTTGGAGCTTTAGACCCTGGGACCAGAGAAGACTTGCAGCTATTCCTGCTTGAACATTGGGAAGAATCTAAGATGACTGTTTTCTTTGTGACTCATGACCTAGAGGAAGCTCTGTTTCTAGGAAATCGTTTGTTGGTTCTGTCTCAGTATTATCAAGATGATCGTGGTAGTCATAAGGGTCATGGAGCAAAGTTGGTTGCAGATTATCACTTAAAAGAAAGAGCTCAACCAACAGAGATTAAGAATTCTCCTAGGTTCATCGAGTTTATAAAGAGAATCCGAGAGCAGGGCTTTGATCCTGATTTACTTCAGCATGCCCGAGACTTCAACCTTGCGCACCCAGATTCATTTCAGACCCTTACCGTTGATGAAAGTCGGCAGTAA
- a CDS encoding OmpA family protein, which produces MAVFNNVALGVNYISSPALDQAMSLKVLNCPTKSTIQLPIITWGGDIATIYANGNQKETSSSSILGKKGLKFSLKREDKFKKQIESYMSCQSPFLRGTLGMVNMASKLLNQDPRTKLRVIYQHTWSQGGDALVVKPGIKSPRQLKGKTIVLQAYGPHIDYLGKVLANAGLGLNDVKLKWVQDLTGTDESPMAAFYNKDIDAAMVIIPDALALTSNGTVGTGSEDSVKGAKILLSTKSANRIVADVYAVREDFYKANKGMLGDLVHGLMLAQEELQQLVQDRNSKKSLYSATIGSSAEILLDSSKAIADTEGLYADAKFVGFPGNKQFFQDPHYPRRFSKLNSEIAETLGSINLTSTKANLEAADWDYDKLSKGIVQTSKAESGKFNQEAVAKIVQKKNRQGNDDDSLFSFEVYFKPNQNTFVASQYEEDFKRVIDLASTYGGAIITIEGHSDPLGYLKKKKNGSSKVVLQRIRQSAKNLSLTRANAVRNSLIQYASKKKISLDPTQFAVVGHGIAKPANGVCGSDPCAPKTKEQWLENMRVEFKIIQVEAEEDVFSPI; this is translated from the coding sequence ATGGCGGTTTTTAACAATGTAGCGCTAGGTGTAAATTACATCTCCTCACCAGCTCTAGACCAAGCCATGAGTCTGAAAGTTCTAAACTGCCCTACCAAGTCCACAATTCAGTTGCCTATCATCACTTGGGGTGGAGATATTGCAACGATATACGCCAATGGTAATCAAAAAGAGACAAGCTCCTCCAGCATACTTGGAAAAAAGGGCCTTAAATTTAGCCTGAAGCGTGAAGATAAATTTAAGAAGCAGATTGAATCCTACATGTCATGCCAGTCTCCTTTCCTTCGCGGAACGTTAGGCATGGTAAACATGGCATCGAAGCTCTTAAACCAAGACCCACGCACCAAACTACGGGTCATCTATCAGCACACTTGGTCACAAGGGGGAGACGCTCTAGTCGTTAAGCCGGGTATCAAATCACCTCGTCAGCTCAAGGGAAAGACGATTGTGCTTCAGGCTTACGGACCTCATATTGACTATCTTGGTAAGGTCCTAGCAAATGCTGGTCTTGGCCTTAATGATGTCAAGTTGAAATGGGTTCAGGATCTGACAGGAACCGATGAAAGCCCTATGGCGGCCTTTTACAACAAGGATATTGATGCTGCAATGGTGATCATTCCAGATGCCTTGGCTTTAACATCGAATGGAACAGTAGGAACAGGCAGTGAAGACTCTGTGAAAGGCGCTAAGATTCTCCTATCCACCAAGTCCGCCAATAGAATCGTGGCCGATGTTTATGCCGTTCGTGAAGACTTTTATAAGGCTAACAAAGGCATGCTGGGAGACCTGGTACATGGTCTCATGCTAGCTCAAGAAGAGTTACAACAATTGGTCCAAGACAGAAATTCAAAGAAATCTCTCTACAGCGCTACAATAGGATCATCGGCGGAGATCCTCTTGGATAGTTCTAAGGCGATCGCTGATACTGAAGGACTCTATGCAGATGCCAAGTTTGTTGGATTTCCAGGCAATAAGCAGTTCTTTCAAGACCCGCACTACCCGAGACGATTTTCTAAGCTTAATAGCGAGATTGCAGAAACTCTCGGAAGTATCAACCTTACAAGCACTAAGGCCAACTTAGAAGCTGCGGATTGGGATTACGATAAACTTTCAAAAGGAATAGTTCAAACGTCCAAAGCCGAATCGGGAAAATTCAATCAGGAAGCAGTAGCAAAAATCGTTCAGAAGAAAAATCGCCAGGGCAACGATGACGATAGCCTTTTTTCGTTCGAAGTCTATTTCAAGCCAAACCAGAATACCTTCGTCGCGAGCCAGTATGAAGAAGACTTTAAACGAGTCATCGACTTAGCCAGTACTTACGGTGGAGCGATTATCACAATCGAAGGCCATTCAGACCCTCTTGGCTATTTAAAGAAGAAGAAAAACGGCAGCTCTAAAGTAGTGCTACAAAGAATCAGACAATCTGCGAAAAACTTAAGTTTAACGCGTGCCAATGCAGTTCGCAACTCTCTGATTCAATATGCATCCAAGAAGAAAATTTCCCTCGACCCAACGCAGTTTGCGGTCGTGGGTCACGGTATCGCCAAGCCGGCAAACGGAGTTTGCGGCAGTGATCCATGCGCTCCTAAAACAAAGGAACAATGGCTTGAGAATATGAGAGTGGAGTTTAAGATCATTCAAGTTGAAGCCGAAGAAGACGTTTTTAGCCCAATCTGA
- the arsC gene encoding arsenate reductase (glutaredoxin) (This arsenate reductase requires both glutathione and glutaredoxin to convert arsenate to arsenite, after which the efflux transporter formed by ArsA and ArsB can extrude the arsenite from the cell, providing resistance.), with protein sequence MKLLHNPRCSKSREALSLLEERGINLEVREYLKEPMEEGELRELVKMLGTPVLRLLRQKESLVQTLELDLSDSDAVFAAIAAHPSLMERPVFIGKSGKAVIGRPPERVLDLL encoded by the coding sequence ATGAAATTACTTCATAATCCACGCTGTAGCAAAAGTCGAGAGGCCCTCTCCTTGTTAGAAGAGAGAGGTATCAACCTTGAAGTCCGTGAGTACTTAAAAGAGCCAATGGAAGAAGGAGAGCTTCGGGAGCTAGTCAAGATGCTTGGCACCCCCGTCTTAAGACTCCTACGTCAAAAAGAGAGCCTGGTACAGACATTAGAGCTAGATCTTAGCGACAGTGATGCTGTTTTTGCTGCGATTGCAGCGCATCCATCTCTGATGGAGCGACCGGTGTTCATTGGAAAAAGTGGCAAAGCTGTGATTGGTCGTCCCCCAGAGAGGGTTTTGGACTTACTCTAA
- a CDS encoding ABC transporter permease, translated as MKRPQLLGFYASPGRLLGIFLSALPFVLFLIMYFNASSARLEENPQDKILPSLTQMLDAVDRVAFQEDRRSGEYILWSDTFASLKRIGIGISLAAFCGLFLGLNMGIYPGFRSLFLSFMTFFSIIPPLAILPILFISFGVDEFGKIALIFLGTFPLITRDIYLSSSKIPFEQIIKSLTLGARSWQVTYRIILPQILPRLIETVRLALGAAWLFLIASEAISSQEGLGYRIFLVRRYLAMDVIIPYALWITFLGFLFDYSLRKSIDIFFPWYKGVQ; from the coding sequence TTGAAACGACCTCAGCTTCTCGGTTTTTATGCCTCACCTGGGAGGCTGCTAGGGATATTTCTATCAGCCTTGCCTTTTGTTCTGTTTCTCATTATGTATTTCAATGCTTCGTCGGCTCGATTGGAAGAAAATCCTCAGGATAAGATACTTCCGTCGCTGACACAAATGTTGGATGCTGTTGATCGCGTGGCGTTTCAAGAAGATCGTCGAAGCGGAGAGTATATCCTATGGTCAGATACCTTTGCGAGCTTAAAGCGCATTGGCATTGGTATTAGCCTTGCTGCTTTCTGCGGCCTTTTCTTGGGGCTGAATATGGGAATTTACCCAGGGTTTCGATCTCTGTTTTTAAGCTTCATGACGTTCTTTTCGATCATCCCGCCATTAGCAATTCTACCAATTCTTTTTATCAGCTTTGGTGTTGATGAATTTGGTAAAATAGCGTTGATCTTCCTAGGGACATTCCCGCTTATTACGAGGGATATCTACCTATCGAGTTCTAAAATTCCTTTTGAGCAGATTATCAAGTCCTTAACTCTGGGAGCAAGATCTTGGCAGGTAACGTATCGAATCATTTTACCTCAGATACTTCCTAGACTCATTGAAACTGTTCGCTTAGCACTTGGTGCGGCATGGCTATTCTTAATCGCTTCTGAGGCTATCTCTTCACAAGAAGGTCTGGGCTATCGCATCTTTTTGGTGAGGCGGTATCTGGCAATGGACGTTATCATTCCCTATGCTCTTTGGATAACCTTTCTTGGCTTCTTGTTCGATTATTCTCTCAGAAAATCAATAGATATCTTTTTCCCTTGGTATAAAGGAGTGCAATGA
- a CDS encoding phosphate ABC transporter substrate-binding/OmpA family protein — MNKNLKIFIPIVLTGLLGMIAFKYLEPMIEQYQKEETSDAGNIKQTIKIGVDSWVGYFPLCSKDFRQRMRSNGYLIKCIDDKADYATRYSRLKKGEIQFAVGTVDSYLINGKPLSFPGTIVTVIDESKGGDAIVAKKSSFRNLNDVKKDQSLKIAFTANSPSEHLLSSIAVHFDVKTVLKGQYGKVETDGSEEAFQALMDDKVEIAVLWEPFVSRALAKGNYHSILSSKDTQKLIVDILIVGRKFADKEPEVVNVFLRNYYRTLKYYRENFSQLLAEVSQDTKLSKDAAESMLKGVSWQTLHSNGSKWFGLSVGSKMSHEYLVDTIESAVDIMQQTGKITKHPLPDENPYIVMNRSFVESLLAGGISMGNEQDEAIAEFDALSDLQWEQLTDVGSLKVRPITFQSGTDDISGEGVDEIKKLVRNLQHYPNFRIVVRGHTGTRGDSKANKKLSLNRAQAVREFLVQKAGIDKNRIRALGLGASQPLPRKQGESMRAYNYRLPRVEINLVSEVY, encoded by the coding sequence TTGAACAAGAATCTAAAGATATTTATTCCGATCGTGCTTACGGGACTCCTAGGAATGATCGCTTTCAAGTATCTAGAGCCAATGATCGAACAATATCAAAAAGAAGAAACCTCCGATGCCGGTAATATCAAGCAAACTATCAAAATCGGAGTCGATAGTTGGGTCGGATATTTCCCGCTGTGCAGTAAGGATTTTCGGCAGAGGATGCGATCCAATGGCTACCTCATTAAATGTATTGATGATAAGGCTGACTATGCAACGCGGTATAGCAGGCTCAAGAAGGGCGAGATCCAATTCGCCGTTGGCACAGTGGACTCATACCTCATTAATGGAAAACCTCTCTCTTTTCCTGGCACGATAGTGACTGTGATCGACGAATCAAAAGGAGGAGACGCCATTGTTGCCAAGAAATCGAGCTTTCGCAACCTTAATGACGTCAAAAAGGATCAATCGTTGAAAATTGCATTCACCGCAAATTCACCTAGCGAACATCTTTTGAGTTCGATTGCAGTTCACTTCGATGTTAAGACGGTACTTAAAGGGCAGTACGGCAAGGTAGAAACTGACGGATCTGAGGAAGCCTTTCAAGCGCTGATGGATGATAAGGTAGAAATTGCGGTTCTCTGGGAACCATTCGTGAGCCGCGCGCTGGCGAAAGGCAATTATCATTCGATCCTAAGCTCCAAAGACACACAGAAACTGATAGTAGATATTTTAATTGTAGGTCGAAAGTTCGCAGACAAAGAGCCTGAAGTTGTCAATGTCTTTCTCCGAAACTACTACCGTACCCTAAAATACTACCGAGAAAATTTCTCGCAGCTACTTGCAGAAGTTAGTCAAGATACGAAGCTGTCCAAAGATGCAGCAGAGTCTATGTTGAAGGGAGTCAGTTGGCAAACCCTGCATAGTAATGGCTCCAAGTGGTTTGGCCTGTCAGTTGGCAGCAAGATGTCCCACGAGTATCTTGTCGATACTATTGAATCAGCGGTCGATATTATGCAGCAGACTGGAAAGATCACAAAACACCCCTTGCCCGATGAGAACCCCTACATCGTTATGAACCGCTCTTTTGTCGAATCTCTCCTTGCCGGTGGAATTAGTATGGGGAATGAACAAGATGAAGCCATCGCAGAATTTGATGCTCTATCTGACCTTCAGTGGGAACAGCTAACTGATGTGGGGTCTTTAAAGGTTCGTCCGATTACATTTCAGAGTGGAACCGATGATATCAGTGGCGAAGGGGTTGATGAAATCAAGAAACTGGTAAGGAATCTACAGCATTACCCTAATTTTAGAATTGTCGTGCGAGGCCATACGGGAACAAGAGGCGATTCGAAAGCCAACAAAAAGTTATCTCTAAACCGGGCCCAAGCTGTCAGAGAGTTCCTGGTTCAGAAGGCAGGCATTGATAAAAATCGCATTCGTGCCTTAGGGTTAGGTGCTAGCCAACCCTTACCTCGCAAGCAGGGGGAATCCATGAGGGCCTATAATTATCGCCTTCCGCGCGTTGAGATCAATCTAGTCAGCGAGGTCTATTAA
- a CDS encoding putative urea ABC transporter substrate-binding protein, with product MFELRRSLMKLGILSLMALWLSTTSLAKTYSVCWSHYTGWEPWGYAESSGILKKWADKYKIKIKLDLVNDYIESINLYTAGKYDACTMTNMDALTIPAVGGIDSTALIIGDFSNGNDGIISRSKTSVKELKGSEVMLVELSVSHYLLARALDMNGMKEKDLKLVNTSDADIGSVYSAKKGSAVTWNPILMSLKNQKGSTMLFDSSMIPGEIIDVMVVKSTADEALKKALTGAWYEVMSVMTSKSNSNAIAAMAKQAGSSVEDFKNQLKTTSMFYNPSKAVGFAKDEKLKKTMDYVRTFSFDKGLFGSNASSKDFLGIEFSDGSVLGNKKNVKLRFTAKYMEMAASNKL from the coding sequence ATGTTTGAACTCCGGAGGTCGTTGATGAAGTTAGGTATTTTATCTTTAATGGCATTATGGCTGAGCACAACGTCTTTAGCAAAGACATACTCTGTTTGCTGGTCCCACTATACTGGCTGGGAGCCTTGGGGTTACGCAGAGTCTTCAGGTATTCTTAAGAAATGGGCTGACAAGTATAAAATCAAGATCAAGCTTGATCTAGTCAATGACTACATCGAGTCAATTAATCTTTACACAGCAGGCAAATATGATGCTTGTACCATGACGAACATGGATGCTTTAACGATCCCTGCAGTGGGGGGTATTGATTCGACAGCTCTCATCATTGGCGATTTTTCCAACGGTAACGATGGGATCATCAGTCGTTCAAAGACGTCAGTGAAGGAACTAAAGGGAAGTGAGGTCATGCTTGTGGAGCTCTCTGTGTCTCACTATCTCCTGGCAAGAGCACTTGATATGAATGGTATGAAGGAAAAAGATCTCAAATTGGTGAATACCAGCGATGCTGATATTGGCTCTGTATATTCTGCTAAGAAAGGGTCAGCAGTAACCTGGAACCCGATTCTCATGAGTTTGAAGAACCAAAAAGGGTCTACCATGCTATTCGACTCATCCATGATCCCGGGTGAGATTATCGATGTGATGGTGGTCAAGAGCACTGCCGATGAGGCTCTTAAGAAGGCTTTGACGGGAGCGTGGTATGAAGTCATGTCTGTGATGACCTCTAAGTCTAATAGCAATGCTATCGCAGCCATGGCGAAGCAGGCAGGTTCTTCAGTTGAGGATTTTAAAAACCAGCTTAAGACAACGTCCATGTTTTATAATCCTAGCAAGGCGGTTGGTTTTGCAAAGGATGAAAAGCTGAAAAAAACCATGGATTATGTTCGAACCTTCTCCTTTGACAAAGGACTCTTCGGTAGCAATGCTTCTTCCAAAGATTTTCTTGGTATCGAGTTTTCCGATGGCAGCGTCTTGGGTAACAAGAAGAATGTAAAGCTTCGATTCACAGCCAAGTACATGGAAATGGCAGCAAGCAACAAACTATAG